The sequence CTACTCCACCGGCTGCTGGGGCCACGCCAGCGACAAGAACCAGGTGGGGGCGTTCCTCGTGCTGGGCAGCCACGAGTTCTTCAACGACGGGCCGCTGAAGCAGGACCTGTCCTCCGCCTCCGCGCTGATCCACATCCACTTCGGCCGCAACCACTACGATGGGTCCAGTACCAAGCTCGCGGCGGGGGAGGCGTGGAGCAAGCTCTACGGCCCCTACCTGCTCTACGTGAACAAAGGCGGGAACGCCGACGCGCTTTGGGCGGACGCCCGCGCCAAGGCCGCCAGCGAGCGCAAGGCCTGGCCGCACGCCTGGCTGAACCACCCGCTCTACCCCCAGGACAGCGCCCGCGGCACGCTGGCGGGCAAGTTCACGCTGCACGACAAGCTGAAGCCCGCGCTGACCTCCGGCGGCGCGTGGATCGGCCTGTCCCAGCCGGAGCCAGGCGGAAACTGGCAGTTCGAATCGAAACGCTTCCAATACTGGGCCAAGGTGGATGCCGCGGGCCATTTCGAGATCCCGCACGTGCGGCCGGGCAGCTACGTGCTCTCCGCCTTCAACGACGGCGCGGTGGGCGAGTTCGAAAAGAAGGACGTGATGGTGAAGGCGGGAGCCAACAACGCCGGGGAACTCGTCTGGGAGGTGCCGCACGCGGGCAGCTCGATCGCGTGGGAAATCGGCAAGCCGGACCGCCGCGCCACCGAGTTCCGCAAGGGCCAGGATTACTTCCACGGCTACGTGTGGACGAACTTTTCGAAAGAGCTGCCGAACCCGCTGGTCTACACGGTCGGCAAGTCCGATCCGGCGAAGGACTGGAACTTCGCGCAAGGAGCCTACATGAAGGACGGCAACGCGGTGGCTTGGCCGTGGGAAGTGCGTTTCGATCTCAAGGACGTGCCCGCCACCGGCACCGCGCAACTGGTGATCGCGTGGGCGGGCTCGGACTCGGGCCGCATCCAGATGACGGTCAACGGCGACAAGTCGATCCCGACCTTTTATCCGCCGGTGGAAGGGGGCAACGCGCTGCTGCGCGAATCGATCCACGCGAAATACAGCGTCTCACGCGTGGAGATCCCGGTGAAGTTGCTGAAAAAGGGACCGAACGTGCTGACGCTGACCCAGACCAAAAACGCCGGGCCGATCCCGCATGTGATGTACGATTACCTCGCGCTGGAGATGCCGTGAGCGACTTCTTTTTTGGAGTGCGGCGAGCAATCGCCGCTTTGGGACCGGGAGAGAATCGACGGGAAGATAACCTCGTTGGAGCGAAGAGAGATTGAGCCAAGGAGGAGACGCTTATGGAACGTGGGAGTGGCTTTGCAGACGCAAGCTTTCGTCCCGGCGATGACTCGCCTCCGCTCAAAGCGGCGATTGCTCGCCGCAATCCAAAAGGAGAACTCCTGCCGCCCCCTCACGCCCCCACCTGCCGTAGCCACTCCTCGAGGTTGTAGTACATCGTCACCCGCGCGACCTTCCCGTCCCGGATGCTGAAGAACGCGCCCGCGGGGAGCACGTAGGTCTGGCCATTCGCCTCGGGCAAACCGTCATCGGTGGCGAGGTAAGAACCATGCACGGTGAACTCCGCGGCGGCGCGGCGGCCATCCTCACTGGCGAAGAGCACCAGATCCTCCAACCGCTCGCGATAGCAACGGTCCATCCGCGCCATGAACACGCGGAACGCCTCCACGCCGGTTTCGCTGCCGCCTTGGTTCAAGTCGTGGACGATGTCGTCCGCCAGCAGCGAGTAGAAAGTCTCCCGGTCACCCGAGTTGAAGGCGGCGTAGTAGCGGGATAGCAGATCGAGGGCGGCGGCGTGCGGCATGCCCCATCACTGGCCGCGCGGAGCCGGAAAGGGAATCCCGGAATCCGCGCGCGACCGCTCACTTCCGCTTCCTTTTCTGACCGTGTTTCTTCCCGCCGCTCTGCGCCTTGGGAAACGGCTTCTTGGCGGGCACGGCTTCCTCGCCCCCCCCGCGTTTGCCTTTCGGCTGTGGCTTCCCGGGCTTGGGCGGACGGGCGTCCTTTTGGGGTGGCTTCGGTCTCCGCGGAGGCATCGCCGGCTGGTTGAACTTCTCGTGCTTTCCCGCGGCGCCCTCGGTCCCGACGGCGATACGGAAGTCCACGAAACGCCGCACGCGGTCGACTCCGGTCACCTCCAGCGGCAGGCGCATGCCCAGCACGATCGACATCCCCTCCCAACTCGTCCACGCACCGCGATGGCCTTCGAAACGCCAGCGCCCGCCAGGCAGGTCCTCGCGCTTCACCGCGCCGCGGATGCCAATGTCCGGCACCTCGACCAACAGGCCCATCGGCCGCACGTCGGTCACCAGGCCATCGAACACGATCGGGTCCTCCAGGTCCGCCACGCGGCCGAGGAATTCCATCATCTTGAGCTGCTTGGTCTCGCTCTCCGCGTCCGCGGACACGCGCTCGGTGTCCGAGATGTGGCGGGAAATCTCGCGCAGTTCGCCCTGCGGCGGCGTGCGGTCGGGGTTCTTCGGCGAGTTGTCCAGGAACGGCTGCAACGCGCGGTGCACGATCAGGTCGGCATAGCGGCGGATCGGGCTGGTGAAGTGGCAGTAGTCCGCCTTCGCGAGGCCGTAGTGGCCGATCGCGTCCGGCGAATAAGCGGCGCGCTTCAGGCTCTTGAGCAGACCCAGCTTGATCGCGTGTTCCTCGGGTGAGCCCTTGGATTCATCGAGCAGCTTCTGGATGTGCTCACGGTTACTGAGGTCGCCGGGCTTGTAGCCGTGGAGCTTGGCGGTTTCGCCGAATTCGAAGAGCCGCGAGAAATCCGGGTCCTCGTGGATGCGGTGGACCGCCGGTTTCTGGTTCACCTTCAGCACCCGCGCCACCGCCTCGTTCGCGGCGAGCATGCACTCCTCGATGAGCTGGTGGCTGGCGGTGTGCACCACCGGTAACACGCCACAGGCCCGGCCCTTGTCATCCAGCTTGATGCGGATCTCCGGCATCTCCAGGTCGAGCGCGCCATTGGCGAAGCGGCGGCGGCGTAGCGCGGAGGCCATTTTCCATGCCTCCTTCACCATTTCCTCCAGCCCCGCTTCGGAGCCTTCCGGCGCGGGCTTGCCATCGAGGATCGCCTGCGCCTGTTCGTAGGAAAGTTTCGCCCGGCTGTGGATCACCGCGTCGATGAAGCGGGCCTTCTTGATCTCGCCCTTCGGGCTGATATCCATCAGCGCGCACTTCGTGAGGCGGTCGACATCCGGCTTCAGCGAACAGATGCCGTTGCTGAGTTCCGGCGGCAGCATCGGCAGCACCCGGTCCACGAGGTAGGTCGAGTTGCCGCGTTCGGTGGCCTCCTTGTCCAGCGCGGTGCCCGGCTTCACGTAATGGGACACGTCCGCGATGTGGACGGCCAGCGTCCACCCCTTGTCGGTCTTCTCCAGCCAGATCGCGTCGTCGTGGTCCTTCGCATCGGCGGGGTCGATCGTGATGACCAGCTTGGGCCGCCAATCGGCGCGGCGCTTGATCTCCTCCGGAGTCGGATCCTCCGGCGTGTTCCGCGTTTCATCGAGCACCGCCTCCGGGAACGAGGTCCGCAGGCCGTGGCGGTGGATCACCGAGACAATGTCGACGCCCGGTTCGCCCGGCCAGCCAAGCACCTCGATGATGCGGCCGCGCGGAGCCTGGTCACGCTTGTCCCACTGCTCCAGCTCCACCACGACGGTCTGCCCCGGTTGAGCGGTGGTGTCGCCGTGGAGCTCCACGGGGCCGTCGAGCGAGGTGTCCGAGCACTCGACCCACGAGTGCTTCCCCTTCTGGCGGAAAATGCCGACGAGGCGACCCGAGCGGCGCTCGAGGATCTGCTCGACATGGCCCTTGGCCTCGTCCTCCGGCATCTCGCCCAGACGGCGGTCGCCCTTCTGGAATCTCCCCTCGCGCTTCGGCGAAGGCATCCGCACCGAGATCCGCACCTTGTCACCATCCAACGCCGTGCCGGCCTCGCGGCGCGAGACGTAGATGCGCGAGTGCTTTTTCAGGTCGATGCCGGTGGCGACGTTCTGCTCATCGGCGGCATTCGGGTAGAAGAACGCGTGGCCTTTCGGATGGAACCGCAGGGTGCCCGTGAGCTGGTCGCCCTTCTTGCCTCGTAGCTCGTAACGCGCCTTTTTCCCCTCCACCACCTCGCCCGCGTGCACCAGTTCGTGCAGCACGTCCCGCAGGTCGCTCCGCGCCGCCGAGGGGATTTCCAATTTGCGAGCCAGCTCCGATCGGGTCATCGGGCGGTATTTCGGCGAACGCATCCATTCCAGGACCTGCGTCCGCATCGATTCCTCTGCCATGCCCCAGAGTGTCGCCTCAAACGGAAGTCCGCAAATGCAAAGCAACTTGGCAGAAAAGAAAGATTGCCGGACGTGGAAGTGGGTTTACGTATTTACCATGTCACTTCCCTGAAAGGGTCGTTGTCAGTCGGAGAGAAATGCGCTTGGTTCGCGGTTTCAAATCCATATTCAGTCATCCCACCGATTCATGAAAACCCACCCGTCCCGCCGCAAGGGCTTCACACTCGTTGAGCTTTTGGTCGTCATTGCGATCATCATCGTGCTCGCGGCCGCTGGCTTCGCCGCCGCCCAAGCCGCCATCAAAAAAGCCAAGCAGACCGCCGCCAAGCAGGGCTGCACCTCACTCCAGGAAGCCGTCAACGCCTTCTACAACGAATACGGCCGCCTGCCGGAGCCTTCGGACAGCGGCGCGACGGCGGACAACGATCCCTACGACACGTCCACCGGCGAAGGCCTGAAGCTCGTCACCATCCTGCTCGGCAAGGAAACCGGCACCAACCTGCAGAATCCGAAGCAGATCACCTTCCTCAACGTGCCCACCGGCAAGTCCAATAAAAACGGCCTGATCTACAGCGGCAGCGAGATCAAGGGCCTCTACGACCCCTTCGGCAGCGGCTACAAGATCGTGCTCGACTACGACTACAACGAGGAGATCAAGCCGCCGACCGAAAGCGGCTCCAGCACCAACAGCGACAACCTGCTGCGCGGCAAACGCTGCATCGTCTACTCGCTCGGAGTCGACAAGAAGGGTGGCGCCGAGGCCGTGAAGGTCTTCTGATCCTCCCCTTCCGGATTTCCCGATCCATTTCCAAGCCCCGCCCGGTCCCACCGGCGCGGGGTTTTTCGTATCCGCAAGGCACCCCCATTTGCAAAATCCGGACACCTTCGTGAAATGAACGGCGGGAACACACCGTCTCCTTCGTCTCAGATCATGGCGAAAACCCCACCACCCGCCGCACGCCTGCCCGCGCTCGACGCCTTCTTCGCCAGCGTGGCGCTGCCGGATCTGCTGCGCCCCTTCGACTCGGTACCGGGCCTCCTCTACATCGTGAAGGATCACCTCAGCCGGGTCATGGCCATCAGCCCGGAATCCGTCGCGCGCATGGGCTACCGCCACGAGGACGAGGTGCTGGGCAAACTCCCCCACGAGTATCTCCCGCCCGAGCTGGCGCGGAAATTCTGCGCCGACGACCAGTGGGTGATCCGCCACGGCGAACCGCGCCTCAACCTCGTCGAGATGTGGTTCAGCCCGGCGGGCAAGCGCGATTGGATCGTGACCGACAAGTATCCGCTCCGCGACCGCGACGGACAGGTGGTGGGAGTGATCGGCATCCACCAGAACCTCGACCTGCGGCGGAAGCGCCTCGCCCACCTCGGCCCCGCCGGAGAGGCCGCGGACTACATCCGGAAACGCCTTGGCGAGCCGCTGATGGTCGGCGAGATCGCCCGCCACGTCGGATTTTCCGAACGCCAGCTCCAGCGCGTGTTCCGGCAGGTCTTCGGCCAGACGATCCAGCAATACATCATCGAGAACCGCCTGCACGCGGCGACCGACGCGCTGGTCAACTCCGGCCAGGAGATCAGCGCGATCGCGCTGGCGCTCGGATTCCACGACCAGAGCGCCTTCGCCAACCGCTTCAAGCGCTTCACCGGCCGCTCGCCGCGGGCCTACCGGATGGAGGCCCTGCGGCAATAAGCCGTCTTACTGCCACTCCAGCACCAGCAGCGACACCGCCTGGCGGGGGAGCTTGAAATCGAGCGTGGCCTCGCCGCCCGCGATCTTCACGGTCGCCGGGCCCTCGATCTTCGCCAGCTTTCCGGCTTCCTCCAGCGAGGCATACTGCTCCTTGGTCGGCTGCTGCGGGGAGCCGAGCGCCTTCCACAGGGTGTAGGCATTGCTGTGGGTTTCATCGATGCGGTAGTGGCTGAGCTTCGCCTCCGCCGCCTTCACCGGCAGCCCGGGAAGCGTGAGGTTCACCGCGGCATCGGGACCGGAGACGTCGTCATCGTGGTAGTGCCAGACCATCACCGCCAGCCGGTGCTTGTCCATGCTGGCCAGAGCCGAAACATCCGCCTTCCCGCGCACGCCGTTCTTCATGATGTCATCCAGCGGGATCGCCGAGTCGCTGGCCACCGGCAGGTTCTCGCCGGTCATCTTGCTGAACATGCGGAAGACATTGAGCACCGGGTGGTCGATTCCATTGCTGGCGAGCACGCGGAAGCCCGCGAAGTACGGCTGGTCCTCGAACTCGAACGCCCACGTCAGGGCACCTTCCAGGTTCACGCCATGGCGCGCGGCCAGCTCGTGTTTCCGCGCGAAGCTGGCGGCGGTGTAGCTCGAATACATCGTGCCGTTGCGGTAGCCGTTCTGCGGCCCTTGGCAGGCAGCACAGCCTTCCGGGTCCGACTCACCGATGACGATCGGCGTGCTCTTGTATTCGGGGAATTTCGCGATCACCGAGAAGGCTCCGTTGATGTCGCGAAGCTGGTTGGCGATGCCCATCTGGACGTGGCCGTTCACGAACTTCGGCTGGCCCTTGGCGTGGAAGGAAATCAGGTCCAGCGGCGTGCCCTTCTGGCCGGTCACCGTGTTCGAGCCCTCCTGGCAGTGCTTCAGGAACTTCTCCAGCGTGCCGCCTCCCGGGCCACCCGCGGTTTCCGGCCCACCGATGCGGGCGTTCGGAAGCGCGCGCCGGACCCCGGCCACCGAGTGGTCGTAGAGCTTGTAGAACTCATCCTGCGTGCCGCGCCAGTAGCCGATGTTCGGCTCGTTCCACAACTGCCACCACCACGTGTCCACCTCTGCCTTGCCGTATTTCTCCAGGCAATGCTTCGCCCACTGGTAGCACAGCTCCTCCCACTTCGCGTAATCCTTCGGCGGGTAGGTCCAGCCAAGGTAGATGGTGTCGTATTTCGCCTCCGGCGTCCAATGGTGGCGGTAGGGCTCCGGCTTCGTCGACAGGGCCTGCGGCATGAACCCGAGCTGGACATACGGACGCACGCCGCGCTCCAGGTAGGCGTCGAAGATCTTGTCGGTGATCGTCCAATCGTAAACCGGGTTGCCCGCGGCATCCTCGGTGTAGGCATTGGTGCTGCCCCATTTCAGGGCCGGGGTGCCGTCGCCAGTGGTGAGCATGTTGTGGGCGCGGAAATAGACCTGCTTCGGGGCCATCTCGCCAAGTTCACCGAGCAGCTTCTTGCCATCCTTCATGTAGGCGTAGTTCGGCTCGTCCGCACCGAAGTAACGCCAGATCGGCTTCAGCGGTCCGGCCGGTTTCGACGCGTCCACGCGGATCTTCACCGGAAACGCCTCCGGTTGCTGGGCGGAACAAACGGCGGTCAGCAGGCCGAGTCCGGCCAAGGTCCGGAAGGCGCGCGAGAAGGAGGCAGGGCGGTTCATCTTATCCCACCGTAGAGCAAACCCTCCCCGGCGTCTTGTAAGCGGACGACATATCCTTGGAAAATCCGGACGGGGGGTGGGGCCATCGTAGCTGAAAGCTCTGCTTTCAGAATGTAGGGGGAAGCTCCCGCTTTCCCTCTTCGGGAGAGGAGATCGTTCGGCCCAACCGC comes from Luteolibacter sp. LG18 and encodes:
- a CDS encoding prepilin-type N-terminal cleavage/methylation domain-containing protein; translated protein: MKTHPSRRKGFTLVELLVVIAIIIVLAAAGFAAAQAAIKKAKQTAAKQGCTSLQEAVNAFYNEYGRLPEPSDSGATADNDPYDTSTGEGLKLVTILLGKETGTNLQNPKQITFLNVPTGKSNKNGLIYSGSEIKGLYDPFGSGYKIVLDYDYNEEIKPPTESGSSTNSDNLLRGKRCIVYSLGVDKKGGAEAVKVF
- a CDS encoding ketosteroid isomerase-related protein; its protein translation is MPHAAALDLLSRYYAAFNSGDRETFYSLLADDIVHDLNQGGSETGVEAFRVFMARMDRCYRERLEDLVLFASEDGRRAAAEFTVHGSYLATDDGLPEANGQTYVLPAGAFFSIRDGKVARVTMYYNLEEWLRQVGA
- a CDS encoding AraC family transcriptional regulator; its protein translation is MAKTPPPAARLPALDAFFASVALPDLLRPFDSVPGLLYIVKDHLSRVMAISPESVARMGYRHEDEVLGKLPHEYLPPELARKFCADDQWVIRHGEPRLNLVEMWFSPAGKRDWIVTDKYPLRDRDGQVVGVIGIHQNLDLRRKRLAHLGPAGEAADYIRKRLGEPLMVGEIARHVGFSERQLQRVFRQVFGQTIQQYIIENRLHAATDALVNSGQEISAIALALGFHDQSAFANRFKRFTGRSPRAYRMEALRQ
- the rnr gene encoding ribonuclease R, with amino-acid sequence MAEESMRTQVLEWMRSPKYRPMTRSELARKLEIPSAARSDLRDVLHELVHAGEVVEGKKARYELRGKKGDQLTGTLRFHPKGHAFFYPNAADEQNVATGIDLKKHSRIYVSRREAGTALDGDKVRISVRMPSPKREGRFQKGDRRLGEMPEDEAKGHVEQILERRSGRLVGIFRQKGKHSWVECSDTSLDGPVELHGDTTAQPGQTVVVELEQWDKRDQAPRGRIIEVLGWPGEPGVDIVSVIHRHGLRTSFPEAVLDETRNTPEDPTPEEIKRRADWRPKLVITIDPADAKDHDDAIWLEKTDKGWTLAVHIADVSHYVKPGTALDKEATERGNSTYLVDRVLPMLPPELSNGICSLKPDVDRLTKCALMDISPKGEIKKARFIDAVIHSRAKLSYEQAQAILDGKPAPEGSEAGLEEMVKEAWKMASALRRRRFANGALDLEMPEIRIKLDDKGRACGVLPVVHTASHQLIEECMLAANEAVARVLKVNQKPAVHRIHEDPDFSRLFEFGETAKLHGYKPGDLSNREHIQKLLDESKGSPEEHAIKLGLLKSLKRAAYSPDAIGHYGLAKADYCHFTSPIRRYADLIVHRALQPFLDNSPKNPDRTPPQGELREISRHISDTERVSADAESETKQLKMMEFLGRVADLEDPIVFDGLVTDVRPMGLLVEVPDIGIRGAVKREDLPGGRWRFEGHRGAWTSWEGMSIVLGMRLPLEVTGVDRVRRFVDFRIAVGTEGAAGKHEKFNQPAMPPRRPKPPQKDARPPKPGKPQPKGKRGGGEEAVPAKKPFPKAQSGGKKHGQKRKRK
- a CDS encoding polysaccharide lyase family protein, with product MPLPSFRLLAAFLLMASAALAQSPPVQMTEDARSYTLANGIVTATLDKAKSQVVSLKLAGVDYVDPAKGVYYSMGGGTDYRQPTGAVATVTKNDPELVDIGFRQKWAGKSPSQAVDIEVHYVLKRGESGVHTYAILDHPASYPATGVGEWRMVWGMPKKDKQEWLMEKIRVDALRNWEMPSPADLAVAKPTGIKEIVQVTQGVRAGQFDCKYDFNLEYYSTGCWGHASDKNQVGAFLVLGSHEFFNDGPLKQDLSSASALIHIHFGRNHYDGSSTKLAAGEAWSKLYGPYLLYVNKGGNADALWADARAKAASERKAWPHAWLNHPLYPQDSARGTLAGKFTLHDKLKPALTSGGAWIGLSQPEPGGNWQFESKRFQYWAKVDAAGHFEIPHVRPGSYVLSAFNDGAVGEFEKKDVMVKAGANNAGELVWEVPHAGSSIAWEIGKPDRRATEFRKGQDYFHGYVWTNFSKELPNPLVYTVGKSDPAKDWNFAQGAYMKDGNAVAWPWEVRFDLKDVPATGTAQLVIAWAGSDSGRIQMTVNGDKSIPTFYPPVEGGNALLRESIHAKYSVSRVEIPVKLLKKGPNVLTLTQTKNAGPIPHVMYDYLALEMP